One window from the genome of Leucoraja erinacea ecotype New England chromosome 16, Leri_hhj_1, whole genome shotgun sequence encodes:
- the lmod3 gene encoding LOW QUALITY PROTEIN: leiomodin-3 (The sequence of the model RefSeq protein was modified relative to this genomic sequence to represent the inferred CDS: deleted 1 base in 1 codon): MSDCSNSQDSEAGDCSGEEMDEDEILATLSAEELKQLQSDMEDLEPDLHVPLGHRQRDHTGKPPTGSFDHRSLVEYLHWEKESNRLLEEERVPATLLDGEQNVVKKLNGTQSEKDSEGGRNESEAESSDEGETNSENLPGNSQQIQQLDNGEPESKNVAFKSEREKELVETMKEQQSKELLPTEPGLELEGESCDPQNVVEEIVADQPQDEQEKIEEAIPLCNQPDPISSTEDQDTVNDSKEEIKEELPIPTLLKEDQENTEVTKGKLKAGKKLEMDSSFLKLSARPSGNPTHLDDALANIRKNKPDVKEVNLNNVENIPKEMLKSFVEALKKNKHVTLFSITNTGADDNIAFAIANMLRENKRIVTLNIESNFISGKGIVAILRCLQFNEVLTELRFHNQRHMLGHHAEMEIARLLKANSTLLKLGYHFELPGPRMVVTNLLSRNLDQQRQRRLKQQRDQFAQEQEVMVNACRKISPDTLAMLDAYMPSFSTICDDHPFPPPIALHRSPSPAQRVQLRKVTKKQSKKKANQDRVDGNETPNLKAMIKSLKPVPRARQAPVVESTPRDDLLSDIRQSNVAFLKSVPLPKQLD; encoded by the exons ATGTCTGACTGCAGCAACAGCCAGGACTCCGAGGCCGGCGACTGCTCCGGCGAGGAGATGGACGAGGACGAGATCCTCGCCACCTTGTCCGCCGAGGAACTGAAGCAACTGCAGAGCGACATGGAAGACCTGGAGCCCGACCTGCACGTCCCCCTGGGCCACAGGCAGAGAGACCACACGGGCAAACCTCCCACCGGCTCCTTCGACCACCGCTCCCTGGTGGAATACTTGCACTGGGAGAAGGAATcgaaccggctgctggaggaagagAGGGTCCCGGCCACTCTGCTGGACGGCGAG CAAAACGTGGTGAAAAAACTAAATGGAACGCAAAGCGAAAAGGACTCTGAGGGAGGGAGGAATGAAAGCGAGGCGGAAAGCAGCGATGAAGGAGAGACAAATTCGGAAAACCTGCCTGGGAATAGTCAGCAGATTCAGCAACTGGATAATGGCGAGCCGGAGAGCAAAAATGTCGCGTTCAAatcggagagggagaaggagttgGTGGAGACGATGAAGGAACAGCAAAGCAAAGAACTGCTACCGACTGAACCCGGTCTTGAACTTGAAGGCGAGAGCTGTGATCCTCAGAATGTGGTGGAGGAGATCGTCGCTGATCAGCCACAGGATGAGCAGGAGAAGATTGAGGAGGCCATTCCCTTGTGCAACCAGCCGGATCCAATCTCATCC ACTGAAGATCAGGACACTGTCAATGACAGCAAAGAGGAGATCAAGGAAGAGCTTCCCATTCCTACGCTGCTTAAAGAAGACCAAGAAAATACTGAGGTGACAAAGGGCAAGTTaaaagcagggaagaaactggaaaTGGACAGCAGTTTCCTCAAACTTAGTGCCAGGCCCTCAGGAAACCCAACGCATTTGGACGATGCACTGGCAAATATTCGCAAAAACAAGCCCGATGTGAAAGAGGTTAACCTAAATAATGTGGAAAACATCCCGAAAGAGATGTTGAAAAGCTTTGTGGAAGCTCTGAAGAAGAACAAGCACGTGACCTTGTTCAGCATCACCAATACAGGGGCCGATGATAATATCGCCTTCGCCATAGCCAACATGCTGAGAGAAAACAAGAGAATTGTCACCCTCAACATCGAGTCCAACTTCATCTCAGGCAAGGGTATCGTAGCTATCCTGAGGTGCTTGCAATTCAATGAGGTTCTCACCGAGCTGAGGTTCCACAACCAGAGGCACATGTTAGGGCACCACGCCGAGATGGAGATCGCCCGCCTTCTCAAAGCCAATTCCACCCTGCTGAAGCTGGGCTACCACTTCGAGCTGCCAGGCCCAAGGATGGTGGTGACCAACCTGCTGAGTCGCAACCTGGATCAGCAGAGGCAGCGGAGACTGAAGCAGCAGCGGGACCAGTTTGCACAGGAGCAAGAAGTCATGGTGAACGCCTGTCGGAAAATCTCCCCTGACACGCTGGCGATGTTGGACGCATACATGCCAAGTTTCTCCACCATCTGTGACGACCATCCCTTCCCTCCGCCCATTGCCTTGCACCGCTCGCCAAGCCCCGCCCAGCGAGTTCAACTCAGAAAAGTGAcaaaaaaacagagcaaaaaaaaagcaaatcaaGACAGAGTGGATGGGAATGAAACGCCAAACTTAAAGGCAATGATAAAGTCACTAAAACCAGTTCCCAGGGCGAGACAGGCACCTGTGGTTGAAAGCACCCCTCGCGATGACTTGTTAAGTGATATTCGTCAGAGCAATGTGGCCTTTTTAAAATCT GTTCCACTTCCAAAGCAGTTGGATTAG